One part of the Oceanihabitans sp. IOP_32 genome encodes these proteins:
- the atpG gene encoding ATP synthase F1 subunit gamma: protein MANLKEIRSRISSVSSTMQITSAMKMVSAAKLKKAQDAITAMRPYAEKLTELLEIISATLDAKTENKFAAQREVKNVLIVAITSNRGLCGAFNSNILKQVSKLTTETYVDQEVSFLAIGKKANDALSKTGRVIANKSGVFDDLTFENVSEIAEMLMEKFVEGEFDKIEIVYNKFKNAATQIVMTEQFLPLPVPEVKDDEIAIEETEYIFEPSKNEIVEQLIPKSLKILLYKGIRDSFASEHGARMTAMHKATDNATDLRDELKLTYNKARQAAITNEILEIVGGAEALNN, encoded by the coding sequence ATGGCAAACTTAAAAGAAATACGTAGTAGAATATCATCCGTGTCTTCAACGATGCAGATTACAAGTGCCATGAAAATGGTGTCTGCTGCTAAGTTAAAGAAAGCGCAAGATGCTATTACGGCAATGCGTCCTTATGCTGAGAAGTTAACTGAGCTTTTGGAAATAATTAGCGCTACTTTAGACGCTAAAACCGAAAATAAATTTGCCGCGCAAAGAGAAGTCAAAAACGTTTTAATTGTAGCTATTACCTCTAATAGGGGCCTATGTGGTGCTTTTAACTCGAATATATTAAAGCAAGTTAGTAAGTTAACAACAGAAACTTACGTAGACCAAGAAGTGTCTTTTCTTGCGATTGGTAAAAAAGCCAATGATGCCTTATCTAAAACAGGGCGTGTAATTGCCAATAAAAGTGGGGTTTTTGATGATTTAACGTTTGAAAATGTATCAGAAATAGCCGAAATGCTGATGGAAAAATTTGTTGAAGGCGAGTTTGATAAAATTGAAATCGTTTACAACAAATTTAAAAATGCGGCCACCCAAATTGTGATGACAGAGCAGTTTTTACCGCTACCAGTTCCTGAGGTAAAAGATGATGAAATAGCCATTGAAGAAACTGAATATATTTTTGAGCCTTCAAAAAATGAAATCGTTGAGCAATTAATTCCGAAATCCTTAAAAATACTTTTGTATAAAGGGATTAGAGATAGTTTTGCAAGTGAACATGGCGCACGTATGACGGCCATGCACAAGGCCACCGATAACGCCACAGATTTAAGAGACGAACTTAAATTAACCTATAATAAAGCGCGTCAGGCCGCAATTACCAACGAAATTTTAGAAATTGTTGGTGGTGCGGAAGCGTTGAACAATTAG
- the atpA gene encoding F0F1 ATP synthase subunit alpha — protein sequence MAAVKPAEISAILKEQLQGFEASASLNEVGTVLTVGDGIVRAYGLSNAQYGELVEFEGGLEGIILNLEEDNVGIVLLGESVGVREGSTVKRTSRIASVNVGEGIVGRVVDTLGNPIDGKGPIAGKTYEMPLERKAPGVIYREPVTEPLQTGIKSIDAMIPVGRGQRELVIGDRQTGKTAVCIDTILNQKEFYDAGEPVYCVYVAVGQKASTVALIAKTLEERGALAYTTIVAANASDPAAMQVYAPFTGASIGEFFRDTGRPALIVYDDLSKQAVAYREVSLLLRRPPGREAYPGDVFYLHSRLLERAAKIINDDDIAKQMEDLPESLKPLVKGGGSLTALPIIETQAGDVSAYIPTNVISITDGQIFLDGDLFNSGVRPAINVGISVSRVGGNAQIKSMKKVSGTLKLDQAQYRELEAFAKFGSDLDAVTLNVIEKGKRNVEILKQAQNDPFTVEDQIAIIYAGSKNLLKEVPVDKVRAFERDYLEFLNVKHRDVLDTLKAGKLTDEATDTLTNVAKEVAEKFKTQE from the coding sequence ATGGCAGCAGTAAAACCGGCTGAGATTTCAGCAATCTTAAAAGAACAACTACAAGGGTTTGAAGCTAGTGCTTCATTAAACGAAGTGGGAACAGTGCTAACTGTAGGTGATGGTATTGTACGTGCTTACGGATTATCTAACGCGCAATATGGTGAGTTAGTTGAGTTTGAAGGCGGACTAGAAGGTATTATACTAAACCTTGAAGAAGACAACGTAGGTATAGTATTACTTGGTGAATCGGTTGGTGTAAGAGAAGGTTCTACTGTAAAACGTACCTCTCGTATTGCTTCTGTTAATGTTGGTGAAGGTATTGTTGGCCGTGTTGTAGATACTTTAGGGAATCCTATAGATGGTAAAGGTCCTATTGCAGGTAAAACGTACGAGATGCCATTAGAGCGTAAAGCACCTGGTGTTATCTATCGTGAACCAGTTACCGAACCTTTACAAACCGGAATTAAGTCTATCGACGCCATGATTCCAGTAGGTCGTGGACAGCGTGAGTTGGTTATTGGAGATCGACAAACGGGAAAAACGGCGGTTTGTATTGATACCATTTTAAATCAAAAAGAATTTTACGATGCAGGAGAACCGGTGTATTGTGTATATGTTGCTGTGGGTCAAAAAGCTTCAACAGTAGCACTTATTGCCAAAACCCTGGAAGAAAGAGGGGCTTTAGCCTATACAACTATTGTGGCGGCAAATGCTTCAGATCCAGCGGCAATGCAGGTGTATGCACCGTTTACCGGAGCCTCTATAGGGGAGTTTTTTAGAGATACTGGGCGACCAGCTTTAATTGTATACGACGATTTATCTAAACAAGCCGTAGCATATCGTGAGGTTTCTTTATTATTACGTCGTCCACCAGGACGTGAAGCGTATCCAGGAGACGTGTTCTATTTGCACTCTAGATTATTAGAGCGTGCTGCAAAAATTATTAACGATGATGACATTGCTAAACAAATGGAAGACCTTCCAGAATCGTTAAAACCGTTGGTTAAAGGAGGAGGTTCTTTAACAGCTTTGCCTATTATTGAAACACAAGCTGGTGACGTTTCGGCCTATATTCCAACAAACGTGATCTCTATTACCGATGGTCAAATTTTCTTGGATGGTGATTTGTTTAATTCGGGTGTTCGACCAGCTATTAACGTGGGTATTTCTGTATCTCGTGTTGGTGGTAATGCACAGATTAAATCAATGAAAAAAGTTTCTGGAACCTTAAAATTAGACCAAGCGCAATACCGCGAATTAGAGGCTTTTGCTAAGTTTGGTTCAGATTTAGACGCCGTTACTTTAAATGTAATTGAGAAAGGTAAGCGTAACGTTGAAATTTTAAAGCAAGCTCAAAACGATCCGTTTACGGTTGAAGATCAAATTGCTATTATTTACGCCGGATCTAAAAATTTATTGAAAGAGGTGCCTGTAGATAAAGTGAGAGCGTTTGAGCGTGATTATCTTGAGTTTTTAAACGTTAAGCATAGAGATGTTTTAGATACTTTAAAGGCAGGTAAATTAACCGATGAAGCAACAGACACGTTAACGAATGTGGCTAAAGAGGTAGCAGAGAAATTTAAAACACAGGAATAA
- the atpH gene encoding ATP synthase F1 subunit delta: MALERAAIRYAKALLSLAIDQDSTKAVANDMELYAKTIAESEDLANFLKTPNISRPVITASLLQIFKDSSALTVNLIHVLSENNRLPLLEQVALEYTKLYNAHIGLQLATVTTAVPINEALETKITDKIKALTGKSAELENIIDESILGGFILRVGDIQYNASIANKLSELKREFTLN; this comes from the coding sequence ATGGCATTAGAAAGAGCAGCAATACGATACGCAAAAGCGTTGTTAAGTTTAGCAATCGATCAAGATTCGACAAAGGCGGTAGCCAACGATATGGAGTTATATGCCAAGACGATTGCAGAAAGTGAAGACTTAGCCAATTTTTTAAAAACGCCTAACATCAGTAGGCCAGTTATAACCGCATCGTTATTACAGATTTTTAAAGATTCTAGTGCATTAACGGTTAATTTAATTCATGTTTTAAGTGAGAATAACCGCCTACCACTTTTAGAGCAGGTGGCTTTAGAGTATACGAAGCTATACAATGCACACATAGGCCTACAATTAGCAACAGTTACAACCGCTGTGCCTATAAACGAGGCTTTAGAAACAAAAATTACAGATAAAATTAAAGCACTAACAGGTAAAAGTGCAGAATTAGAAAATATTATTGATGAAAGCATTTTAGGTGGTTTCATTTTAAGAGTTGGCGATATTCAATATAATGCGAGTATTGCAAATAAGTTAAGCGAATTAAAAAGAGAATTTACTTTAAATTAA
- a CDS encoding F0F1 ATP synthase subunit B produces the protein MDVLLNDFSVGLFFMQFAILVIIIFLMKKFAWKPILDALESREDGIQNALDAAEKAKLEMANLKASNEKLLQEARSERDAMLKEARQMKDDMIASAKEEAQEQTDAMIEQAQLAIKQEKIAAMDELKNQVANLSLEISEKVLRQELSDKNKQIELVDSMLTEAKLN, from the coding sequence ATGGATGTTTTATTAAACGATTTTTCGGTAGGTTTGTTTTTTATGCAGTTCGCTATTTTAGTGATCATCATTTTTTTAATGAAAAAATTTGCATGGAAACCAATTTTAGATGCATTAGAGTCTAGAGAAGACGGTATCCAAAATGCGTTGGATGCTGCAGAAAAAGCGAAGTTAGAGATGGCGAATCTTAAAGCTTCAAACGAAAAATTACTTCAGGAAGCGCGTAGCGAAAGAGATGCGATGCTAAAGGAAGCACGCCAGATGAAGGACGATATGATAGCTTCAGCTAAAGAGGAAGCACAAGAGCAAACCGATGCCATGATTGAGCAAGCGCAGTTGGCCATTAAACAAGAGAAAATTGCGGCGATGGATGAGTTGAAAAATCAGGTGGCAAATTTATCTTTAGAGATATCAGAAAAAGTGTTGCGTCAGGAATTGTCTGATAAAAACAAGCAGATAGAATTAGTAGATTCTATGTTAACTGAAGCAAAATTAAATTAA
- the atpE gene encoding ATP synthase F0 subunit C: MYNLFAAGIIVIGAGFSLGHIGAKALEGIARQPEAAGKIQTAMIIIGALVEGLAFGALILGK; this comes from the coding sequence ATGTACAATTTATTTGCAGCAGGAATTATCGTAATCGGAGCAGGTTTCAGTTTAGGTCACATTGGCGCTAAAGCGTTGGAGGGTATCGCTCGTCAACCAGAAGCAGCAGGAAAGATCCAAACCGCGATGATTATTATTGGAGCTCTAGTGGAAGGTTTAGCATTTGGTGCTTTAATCTTAGGGAAATAA
- the atpB gene encoding F0F1 ATP synthase subunit A: MVATKSIKFLVVFVLALVTFPTFAQDDAKDDNLVNTPEEINAYIAHHLKDAHDFHLFTNNATGVHYGFSLPVIVWTSNGLKTFMSSEFKHNDEGEVVVNKDGTQLVKYHTKIYELEPGATALELNEAQKPANAKRVLDLSITKSVLGMLLAGLIMLLAFGGLARQYKKGNTIPKGFSRALEPLVIYVRDEIAIPNIGEKKYRKFMGFLLTVFFFIWILNILGLTPLGFNVTGQIAVTTCLAFFTMLVYMFSGTKDFWAHTLWMPGVPYLIRPLLAIIELAGFLLIKPFSLLIRLFANITAGHFIFMSLMALMVSMKAAFGPVASTGLSLVLSLFIAMIELLVAFLQAYIFTMLSSLFIGMSVADHDDH; encoded by the coding sequence ATGGTAGCGACAAAATCTATCAAGTTTTTAGTAGTATTCGTTTTAGCTCTAGTAACATTTCCAACATTTGCTCAGGACGATGCTAAAGACGATAATTTAGTAAACACGCCCGAAGAGATAAATGCATATATTGCTCATCATCTTAAAGACGCTCACGATTTTCATCTTTTTACGAATAATGCTACCGGGGTGCATTACGGGTTTTCCTTACCTGTAATTGTTTGGACAAGTAACGGATTAAAAACCTTTATGTCTTCAGAGTTTAAGCACAACGATGAAGGTGAGGTGGTTGTCAATAAAGATGGCACGCAATTAGTAAAATATCACACTAAAATATACGAACTAGAACCAGGAGCCACGGCACTGGAATTAAACGAAGCTCAAAAACCAGCAAATGCAAAAAGAGTTCTCGATTTATCGATTACTAAAAGTGTTCTGGGTATGCTTTTAGCCGGACTAATAATGCTTTTGGCATTTGGCGGTTTGGCGAGACAGTATAAAAAAGGAAATACTATACCTAAAGGGTTTTCTAGGGCTTTAGAGCCGCTTGTAATTTACGTTCGTGATGAGATTGCGATACCAAATATTGGAGAAAAGAAATATAGAAAGTTTATGGGTTTTCTCCTTACCGTATTTTTCTTTATTTGGATATTAAATATATTAGGTTTAACCCCACTAGGATTTAACGTGACCGGGCAAATCGCCGTGACTACCTGTCTCGCTTTTTTCACCATGTTGGTGTATATGTTTAGTGGGACTAAAGATTTTTGGGCACATACCTTATGGATGCCTGGAGTGCCTTATTTAATTAGGCCGCTGTTAGCTATTATTGAGCTAGCAGGGTTTTTGCTTATTAAGCCCTTTTCGTTATTAATTCGTTTATTTGCAAACATAACAGCAGGACACTTTATATTTATGAGTTTAATGGCTCTAATGGTGTCTATGAAAGCTGCTTTTGGCCCTGTGGCATCAACAGGATTGTCTTTAGTATTGTCGTTGTTTATTGCCATGATTGAGTTGTTGGTAGCGTTTTTACAGGCCTATATATTTACGATGCTATCGTCTTTATTTATAGGGATGTCTGTTGCAGATCACGACGATCACTAA
- a CDS encoding DUF6168 family protein encodes MITRILYFILAVAVLFAISFSLNNYLMGSGLAYSLLKVYIFHAIAAIVLYVCVELVALNLLSFAGFVYLGLLFFKFGIFFLLFKEPVFDNDNLSQPERISLVVPLFVFLIAEITGVGKLLNSK; translated from the coding sequence ATGATTACACGTATCTTATATTTTATACTAGCCGTTGCAGTATTATTTGCGATTAGTTTTAGCTTAAATAATTATTTAATGGGCTCTGGATTGGCTTACTCTTTACTCAAGGTTTATATTTTTCATGCCATAGCAGCCATAGTGCTATACGTTTGTGTTGAGTTAGTTGCATTAAATTTATTGAGTTTTGCTGGTTTTGTTTACTTGGGATTACTGTTTTTTAAATTTGGTATATTCTTCTTATTGTTTAAAGAACCTGTATTCGACAACGACAATTTATCTCAGCCTGAACGCATAAGTTTGGTGGTGCCCTTATTCGTTTTTTTAATCGCAGAAATAACGGGCGTAGGTAAGTTGTTAAACAGTAAGTAG
- a CDS encoding AtpZ/AtpI family protein: MPKKVCKVTRKPKKRPNPFLQFSSIALQMGLTIYLGSELGAWLDVKFNNQNQLYYKIVSLSAVFIAIFSVIRQVTNLTNKD, translated from the coding sequence GTGCCGAAAAAAGTATGCAAGGTGACTCGAAAACCAAAAAAACGGCCTAATCCTTTTCTTCAATTTAGCTCTATAGCCCTACAAATGGGCCTTACCATTTATTTAGGTAGCGAATTAGGGGCCTGGCTCGACGTGAAATTTAATAATCAAAATCAATTGTATTATAAAATTGTTTCTTTGAGTGCGGTGTTTATTGCTATTTTTTCGGTAATTAGGCAGGTTACTAACCTAACCAATAAAGATTGA
- a CDS encoding polymer-forming cytoskeletal protein — MFSDNKKNKHMTEGASSQNIISQGTKILGDLNSEGDFRIDGIIEGNVITTGKVVVGKSGFINGTLEGTDAYFEGKFSGKLALSGTLTLKASAHIEGEVVAGKLAVEPGATFNVTCNMKGAEKSMQGDSKTKKTA, encoded by the coding sequence ATGTTTTCTGATAACAAAAAAAACAAACACATGACAGAAGGAGCATCAAGTCAAAATATTATTTCTCAAGGCACAAAAATTTTAGGAGACCTTAACAGTGAAGGCGATTTTAGAATTGATGGTATTATAGAAGGAAATGTTATAACTACAGGAAAAGTAGTTGTGGGTAAATCTGGCTTTATTAACGGTACGCTAGAGGGCACCGATGCGTATTTTGAAGGTAAATTTTCTGGTAAATTAGCGCTATCTGGTACCCTTACATTAAAAGCATCTGCACATATTGAAGGCGAAGTGGTAGCGGGTAAATTGGCCGTAGAACCAGGGGCAACATTTAACGTAACCTGTAATATGAAAGGTGCCGAAAAAAGTATGCAAGGTGACTCGAAAACCAAAAAAACGGCCTAA
- a CDS encoding tetratricopeptide repeat protein, with protein MKTPTKALIIIVLAIILLTSCSRKKDKFVNRNFHAVTAEFNTLYNGYLALETGREILNENYTDNYWEVLPIERLEVREEVVLASQFENENFRRAEEKAVKAIQKHSMNIKGREKNPQMDEAYLLLGKARYYDQRFVPALAAFNNILNKYPTSDKINQVKIWREKANIRLDNNEIAIKKLKRLLQDVTLEDQDLADATSMLAQAYLNTKSVDSAITQLEIAAKATKSNDERGRFRFIQGQLYNTLGYKDSANIAFDKVIELNRKTPRIYMISAHIEKIKNFDYETGDKLALLEHLRNLEKNRENRPYLDKIYHQIGNYYLKNEADSLALVYYNKSLRTNSQDQLLKAENYLIIGDMNFEKSNYETAGYYYDSTMTNLALNSKPYRVIKRKRDNLEDVIYYENVERVSDSVLQLVNFSETERSAYFNTYVENLKVKAEADKDKQQVPKSNTGIARATSPMNSQTSNKTSQNQVATFYFYNPTTVAYGKNEFLKIWGSRTLQDNWRWSNQGTLVPSNNTRGHTIIAQVPDEERYNPQYYISKIPSEERVIDSILKARNFANYQLGLIYMEKFKAYPLSKSKFLKVLKSNPEERLIVPSKYNLYKIYELLGQKDEAAMAKNEIINKYPESRYALILNNPESVNQKDKDSPDALYERVYALHENQEYAQVIAKSEAYINRFEGTYIVPKFELLKATAMGRLLGFDAYEKAINYVAVTFANTPEGRQAEKIKNEVLPKIAHSDFNIEAQEVSAPYKVVFRFNDADDASIESFKETLDSILKNLRYYNLKTSLDVYKPHTKFVVVHGLNNAQVAKTFDQLFSEEDYKKIKEPYFAISSANYKKVQIHKNLESYLNINNK; from the coding sequence TTGAAAACACCTACAAAAGCCTTAATAATTATTGTACTGGCTATAATTTTGCTTACAAGTTGTTCTAGAAAAAAGGACAAATTTGTGAACAGAAATTTCCATGCGGTAACTGCGGAATTTAATACGCTGTACAACGGATATCTAGCTTTAGAGACAGGCAGGGAAATTTTAAACGAAAATTATACCGATAATTATTGGGAGGTGCTTCCTATTGAACGTTTGGAGGTTCGAGAAGAAGTGGTCTTAGCAAGTCAGTTTGAAAACGAAAATTTTAGAAGAGCTGAAGAAAAAGCGGTTAAAGCGATACAAAAACACAGTATGAATATTAAGGGTCGAGAAAAAAACCCTCAAATGGACGAAGCGTATTTGTTGCTAGGTAAAGCACGCTATTACGATCAGCGTTTTGTACCGGCACTGGCGGCGTTTAACAATATTCTTAATAAATACCCAACTAGCGATAAGATAAATCAGGTTAAAATATGGCGTGAAAAAGCGAATATTCGTTTAGATAATAATGAAATTGCGATAAAAAAACTAAAACGCTTATTACAAGATGTCACTTTAGAAGATCAAGATTTGGCCGATGCCACTTCTATGTTAGCGCAAGCCTATTTAAACACGAAGTCTGTTGATAGTGCGATTACACAATTAGAAATCGCTGCAAAAGCCACAAAAAGTAACGACGAGCGCGGACGTTTTCGTTTTATTCAAGGGCAACTCTACAATACTTTAGGGTATAAAGACAGTGCAAATATAGCCTTTGATAAAGTTATAGAACTCAACAGAAAGACACCTAGAATTTATATGATTAGTGCTCATATCGAAAAGATTAAAAATTTTGATTATGAAACTGGTGATAAGCTGGCCTTGCTAGAACACCTTAGAAATCTAGAGAAAAATAGAGAAAACAGACCGTATTTGGATAAAATATATCATCAAATAGGAAATTATTATTTAAAAAATGAAGCCGACTCTTTAGCTCTTGTGTATTACAATAAGTCCTTGCGAACCAATTCTCAAGACCAATTGTTAAAAGCCGAAAATTATCTAATAATAGGCGATATGAATTTTGAGAAATCAAATTATGAAACCGCAGGCTATTATTACGACAGTACAATGACTAATTTGGCATTAAATTCGAAACCATATCGCGTTATAAAACGTAAGCGCGATAATTTAGAAGACGTTATTTATTACGAAAACGTCGAGCGGGTAAGCGACAGCGTTTTACAATTGGTCAATTTTTCTGAAACAGAACGCTCAGCATATTTTAATACTTATGTAGAGAATTTAAAAGTTAAAGCAGAAGCGGATAAAGATAAACAGCAAGTACCAAAATCTAACACTGGGATAGCAAGAGCTACTAGTCCCATGAACAGCCAGACATCGAATAAGACCTCTCAAAACCAAGTGGCCACATTTTATTTTTACAATCCTACAACAGTGGCTTATGGAAAAAACGAGTTTTTAAAAATCTGGGGTAGTAGAACCTTACAAGATAATTGGAGGTGGTCTAACCAGGGTACATTGGTGCCATCAAATAACACAAGAGGGCATACTATTATAGCTCAAGTGCCAGATGAAGAACGCTATAACCCACAGTATTATATCTCCAAAATTCCTTCCGAAGAAAGGGTTATTGACAGTATTTTAAAAGCGCGGAATTTCGCCAATTATCAATTGGGCCTTATTTATATGGAGAAGTTTAAAGCGTATCCCTTATCAAAAAGTAAATTTTTAAAGGTATTAAAGAGTAATCCAGAAGAACGCTTAATTGTGCCTTCAAAATATAATTTGTACAAAATTTACGAATTGTTAGGACAAAAAGACGAAGCCGCAATGGCTAAAAACGAAATAATAAATAAATATCCAGAATCGCGGTATGCCCTTATTTTAAACAATCCAGAATCGGTAAATCAAAAAGATAAGGATAGCCCAGATGCTCTTTACGAAAGAGTTTACGCTTTGCACGAAAACCAAGAATACGCCCAAGTAATAGCTAAAAGTGAGGCCTATATAAATAGGTTTGAGGGCACTTATATCGTGCCTAAATTTGAACTTTTAAAAGCCACAGCTATGGGTAGGTTATTGGGTTTTGATGCTTATGAAAAAGCGATAAATTATGTGGCTGTAACTTTTGCAAATACCCCAGAAGGGCGGCAAGCAGAAAAGATTAAAAACGAGGTATTACCAAAAATAGCGCATAGCGATTTTAACATCGAAGCTCAAGAGGTTTCAGCCCCTTATAAGGTGGTTTTTAGGTTTAATGACGCAGATGACGCTAGTATAGAGAGTTTTAAAGAAACCTTAGATTCGATTTTAAAGAATCTCAGGTATTACAATTTAAAAACCTCGTTAGACGTCTATAAACCCCATACTAAATTTGTTGTAGTTCACGGGCTAAATAATGCGCAGGTGGCAAAAACATTCGATCAATTATTTTCGGAAGAAGACTATAAAAAAATTAAAGAACCTTATTTTGCAATTTCATCTGCAAACTATAAAAAAGTTCAAATTCATAAAAATTTAGAGTCGTATTTAAATATTAACAATAAATAA
- a CDS encoding ABC transporter ATP-binding protein, with the protein MITTSNLSKKYNNNLVLNVEELEIPKGQSFGLVGNNGAGKTTYFSLLLDLIQPTTGAIKNNGISVHKSEDWKPFTSAFIDESFLIGYLTPEEYFYFIGELRQQNKADVNALLYQFKDFFHGEILGQKKYLRDLSKGNQKKVGIVAALIGNPEVIILDEPFANLDPTTQIRLKGIIKSLTEKRTVTVLISSHDLTHVTEVCERIVVLEKGEIVKDLKTSEATLKELEAYFSGTEALPN; encoded by the coding sequence ATGATTACCACATCAAACCTATCTAAGAAATACAATAATAATCTGGTTTTAAATGTCGAAGAGCTTGAGATTCCTAAAGGGCAAAGTTTTGGCTTAGTAGGAAATAATGGTGCTGGAAAAACCACCTATTTTAGTTTGCTACTCGATTTAATCCAACCCACCACAGGGGCTATAAAAAACAATGGAATTTCGGTTCATAAGAGCGAAGATTGGAAACCCTTTACCTCGGCTTTTATCGACGAGAGTTTTTTAATAGGCTACTTAACACCAGAGGAGTATTTTTACTTTATTGGTGAATTAAGGCAACAAAATAAGGCCGATGTCAATGCTTTATTGTATCAATTTAAAGATTTTTTTCACGGAGAAATTTTAGGACAAAAAAAATATTTACGTGATTTAAGTAAGGGTAATCAGAAAAAAGTGGGTATTGTAGCAGCGCTTATTGGCAATCCAGAAGTCATTATTTTAGATGAGCCTTTTGCTAATTTAGATCCCACCACTCAAATTCGATTAAAGGGCATTATTAAAAGTCTCACCGAAAAACGGACGGTTACCGTTTTAATTTCTAGTCATGATTTAACTCATGTTACCGAGGTTTGTGAGCGAATTGTAGTTTTAGAAAAAGGCGAAATTGTAAAAGATCTAAAAACCAGTGAAGCCACACTAAAAGAGCTTGAAGCCTATTTTTCTGGTACTGAAGCACTACCAAATTAA
- a CDS encoding DUF5687 family protein yields the protein MIRHFIDLEWKAFFRSASFGKSLAIKILMGFLALYFMLLFLGMGFVLDTLLKELYPDLDPLTAFNNLLFFWIIGDLIFRFFFQKLPVMSVKPLLTLPIKRKSIVNFVLAKSILSFFNFLPLFAVVPFAIKLIATNYNATSVLVWLCIMVLITLINNFLNFIIESLSTKTELSFLPIMLLLGSLFALNYFNILNVAGVLSKGIKSITEQPILLLVPVVILMVLYAYNFKILRQKLFLDSGLKTHTKEVSTSNLEWTKNFGSMAPFLQLDLKLIWRNKRTKSSVWMLVLGLLYGLFFYTQPMYLEMYWFFMFIGVFSTGIFLMNFGQFIPAWDSSYYKLLMSQNIKYEDYLKSKFTLMAISVIVLFILGIPYVFFGWKILLAHFAAAIYNIGVNTHVILYGGSFNRKKINLSQKAAFNYQGTGTVQWLIGIPLLVFPMLIFAILNFLISFEMACLTLIALGVIGIGFHKKLIKSITKSYKASKYKMISAFNQDN from the coding sequence ATGATTAGACATTTTATAGATTTAGAGTGGAAGGCGTTTTTTAGGTCGGCTAGTTTTGGTAAAAGTTTGGCTATAAAAATACTAATGGGTTTTTTGGCGCTGTATTTCATGCTGTTGTTTTTAGGGATGGGTTTTGTATTAGATACCCTATTAAAAGAATTGTATCCAGACTTAGATCCTTTAACAGCGTTTAACAATCTTTTGTTTTTTTGGATAATAGGCGATTTAATATTTAGATTCTTCTTCCAGAAACTACCAGTGATGAGTGTGAAGCCGCTTTTAACACTGCCAATTAAACGAAAATCTATTGTGAATTTTGTTCTGGCCAAATCGATTTTATCATTTTTTAATTTTTTACCCCTATTTGCTGTAGTGCCATTTGCTATTAAACTGATAGCGACTAATTATAATGCGACATCTGTTTTAGTTTGGCTTTGTATTATGGTGCTTATCACACTAATAAATAATTTTTTAAATTTTATTATAGAAAGTTTATCGACTAAAACAGAATTATCTTTTTTACCCATAATGTTGCTTTTGGGATCGCTGTTTGCCTTAAATTATTTTAATATTTTAAACGTGGCTGGTGTCCTTTCAAAGGGTATCAAATCAATTACAGAACAGCCTATACTATTACTGGTTCCTGTGGTAATACTAATGGTTTTATATGCGTACAACTTTAAAATATTAAGGCAAAAGTTGTTTTTAGATAGCGGATTAAAAACACACACCAAAGAAGTAAGCACATCGAATTTGGAGTGGACAAAAAACTTTGGAAGCATGGCGCCATTTCTACAATTAGATTTAAAACTAATTTGGCGAAATAAGCGTACAAAATCTTCCGTTTGGATGTTGGTTTTAGGCTTGTTGTATGGTCTGTTTTTTTATACCCAACCCATGTACCTCGAAATGTATTGGTTCTTCATGTTTATTGGCGTGTTTTCCACCGGGATCTTTTTAATGAATTTCGGGCAGTTTATCCCAGCTTGGGATAGCAGCTATTACAAGTTGCTAATGAGTCAAAACATTAAATACGAAGATTATTTAAAATCGAAATTCACCTTAATGGCAATAAGTGTAATCGTTTTGTTTATTCTGGGCATCCCCTATGTGTTTTTTGGTTGGAAAATTCTGTTAGCACATTTTGCTGCCGCTATTTATAATATTGGGGTGAATACACATGTTATTTTGTACGGAGGCTCTTTTAATCGAAAAAAAATAAATTTAAGTCAGAAAGCCGCCTTTAATTACCAAGGTACGGGTACAGTGCAATGGCTTATTGGTATTCCGCTTTTAGTTTTTCCTATGCTTATATTTGCTATTCTTAATTTCTTAATAAGTTTCGAAATGGCCTGTTTAACACTTATTGCGTTGGGTGTGATAGGAATTGGTTTTCATAAAAAACTAATTAAGTCGATTACAAAGTCTTATAAAGCCTCAAAATATAAAATGATTAGTGCCTTTAATCAAGATAATTAA